In Nicotiana tabacum cultivar K326 chromosome 21, ASM71507v2, whole genome shotgun sequence, one DNA window encodes the following:
- the LOC107766330 gene encoding protein MID1-COMPLEMENTING ACTIVITY 1 → MATWEHFGEVANFAQLAGLDAVRLIGMIVKAASTARMHKKNCRQFAQHLKLIGNLLEQLKITELKKYPETREPLEYLEDALRRSYMLVQSCQDRSYLYLLAMGWNIVYQFRKAQNEIDQYLKIIPLITLVDNARVRERFEIIEKDQCEYTLEAEDMKVQEVILKREPSKHDTVVLKKTLSRSYPSMPINEAIQKENEKLQLELQRSQANLDVSHCEFIQHLLEVTEVVASESLSEKSSPTKPTKKLEHSHSDVNSDKEHYDRSYTKSDEKQSTSRNTSSVSSQRELLSSKGSDRYDEWHSDLLGCCSEPLLCIKTCFFPCGTFSKVASAAADRHISSADACNELMAYSLILSCCCYTCCIRKKLRKKLNITGGIIDDFLSHLMCCCCALVQELREVEIRGAHGTGKTKTSPPPSQFMES, encoded by the exons ATGGCGACGTGGGAACACTTTGGGGAAGTTGCAAACTTTGCCCAGCTTGCTGGCCTTGATGCAGTGAGGCTAATTGGGATGATTGTAAAAGCTGCAAGCACAGCTCGGATGCACAAGAAGAATTGTAGGCAGTTCGCGCAACATCTCAAGTTGATCGGGAATTTATTGGAGCAACTTAAGATTACAGAACTCAAGAAGTATCCCGAAACCCGCGAGCCATTGGAATATCTTGAAGATGCATTAAGGAGGTCTTATATGTTGGTCCAAAGCTGCCAGGATAGGAGCTATCTTTATCTGTTGGCTATGGGATGGAACATTGTTTACCAGTTCCGGAAGGCTCAGAATGAGATTGACCAATATTTGAAGATCATACCTCTTATCACGTTGGTGGATAATGCTCGAGTCAGG GAGAGATTTGAAATCATTGAGAAGGACCAGTGTGAATACACTTTGGAGGCTGAAGACATGAAGGTTCAAGAAGTCATTTTGAAACGAGAGCCCTCTAAACATGATACAGTAGTGTTGAAGAAGACCCTTTCTCGTTCCTACCCAAGCATGCCTATCAATGAGGCAATTCAAAAGGAGAATGAAAAGCTTCAGCTGGAACTGCAACGTTCCCAAGCTAATTTGGATGTAAGTCACTGTGAATTCATTCAGCATCTTCTCGAAGTCACAGAGGTAGTTGCATCTGAATCTCTTTCTGAGAAGAGTTCACCCACCAAGCCTACCAAAAAGTTAGAGCATAGTCACTCAGATGTCAATAGTGACAAGGAACACTATGATAGAAGTTATACAAAGAGCGATGAGAAACAGTCAACTTCAAG AAACACTTCATCAGTTTCATCTCAGCGTGAACTGCTGTCTTCAAAGGGTTCAGATCGATATGACGAGTGGCATTCAGATCTGTTGGGCTGCTGTTCAGAACCTCTCTTAT GCATTAAAACTTGTTTCTTTCCTTGTGGTACATTTTCTAAAGTTGCCAGCGCTGCAGCTGACAGGCATATAT CTTCAGCAGATGCATGTAATGAATTAATGGCTTACTCATTGATACTGTCCTGCTGTTGTTACACATGCTGCATCAGAAAGAAGCTACGGAAAAAGCTAAACATCACG gGAGGCATTATAGACGATTTTCTCTCACACTTAATGTGCTGTTGCTGTGCTCTTGTCCAAGAATTGCGTGAAGTGGAGATACGTGGGGCTCATG GTACAGGGAAGACGAAAACAAGTCCCCCACCTTCTCAATTTATGGAATCCTAG
- the LOC107766331 gene encoding aspartyl protease family protein 1-like: protein MDNFSCTSNSMVSVLFLVVLGLQLHRNEAFGTFGFDIHHRYSDPVHSILDLNQLPQKGSIEYYSAWTQRDHLIKRRRLAGTGGPTPLPVTFAGGGNKTVLLSSLGFLHYANVTLGTPGQSFLVALDTGSDLFWLPCNCSSCAHSLVTDSGRHIDLNVYNLNTSSTSNIVPCNGTLCGQRRQCSYTHSACGYVVAYLSNNTSSSGVLVQDILHLQTDNTQQKSVEAPITLGCGMKQTGAFLNGAAPNGLFGLGMDSVSVPSILASKGLAANSFSMCFGADGIGRIEFGDKGNPGQGETPFNLEQPHQTYTISLTRITVENKNIDVDFTAIFDTGTSFTYLNDPAYTVITENFNSQAKEQRIQPTVQVPFEYCYGISANQTAFGNPDVNLILKGGDQFYLFDPIITLSLLDGSKAYCLAVVRSGDVNIIGQNFMTGYRVEFDREKMVLGWKSSDCYDSKESKSTTLPINKQKPTEASTPNSVEPEATRGIGNGTARTTPAFPSSTPTGNHATQLNSFVCTLVMTLFSTFSYYLIIISS, encoded by the exons ATGGATAATTTTAGTTGTACTAGCAACTCCATGGTGTCTGTTCTTTTTCTGGTGGTTTTGGGTTTACAGTTGCATAGAAATGAAGCGTTTGGGACATTCGGATTCGATATCCACCATAGGTATTCTGATCCGGTGCACAGTATTTTGGACCTTAATCAGCTGCCTCAAAAAGGTAGCATTGAGTATTATTCAGCTTGGACTCAACGTGATCACCTTATCAAGCGTCGCCGGCTTGCTGGCACCGGAGGTCCTACTCCGTTGCCAGTCACATTCGCCGGAGGAGGAAACAAAACTGTTCTACTCAGTTCTCTGGGATT TTTGCATTATGCAAATGTGACATTGGGTACACCTGGGCAATCATTTCTGGTGGCACTTGACACTGGCAGTGACTTATTTTGGCTACCATGTAACTGCAGCAGCTGCGCCCATTCACTTGTGACAGATTCTGGAAGA CATATAGATCTCAACGTTTACAACCTTAATACATCATCGACAAGCAATATCGTTCCCTGCAATGGCACTCTGTGTGGACAAAGAAGACAATGTTCATACACACATAGTGCATGTGGTTATGTTGTTGCATATCTCTCCAATAATACCTCATCTTCAGGGGTACTGGTACAAGACATCTTGCACTTACAAACAGATAATACTCAACAAAAAAGTGTTGAGGCACCAATTACCCTGGG GTGTGGGATGAAACAAACTGGTGCATTCTTGAATGGTGCGGCTCCCAATGGTCTATTTGGACTTGGTATGGACAGTGTATCTGTTCCTAGCATTTTAGCCAGCAAAGGTCTTGCTGCAAATTCCTTTTCCATGTGCTTTGGGGCTGATGGAATTGGAAGAATAGAGTTTGGAGACAAAGGGAATCCAGGCCAAGGAGAAACACCATTCAATCTTGAACAACCACA CCAAACTTACACTATAAGCTTGACCAGAATAACCGTGGAAAACAAGAACATTGATGTTGATTTCACAGCCATATTTGACACTGGTACCTCATTCACATACTTAAATGATCCAGCTTACACAGTCATTACAGAGAAT TTCAATTCCCAGGCAAAAGAGCAACGTATTCAACCTACTGTCCAAGTTCCTTTTGAGTACTGCTATGGCATAAG TGCAAATCAGACTGCCTTTGGAAATCCTGATGTAAATTTGATACTGAAAGGTGGCGACCAGTTTTACCTTTTTGATCCAATCATAACATTGTCGCTTCTG GACGGATCCAAAGCATATTGTTTAGCTGTTGTCAGAAGTGGGGATGTCAACATCATTGGAC AAAATTTTATGACTGGCTACCGGGTGGAGTTTGACCGGGAAAAGATGGTTTTGGGCTGGAAGTCATCTGATT GTTATGATTCTAAGGAATCCAAAAGTACTACTCTGCCGATCAACAAGCAAAAGCCTACTGAAGCGTCTACTCCTAACAGTGTGGAGCCTGAGGCCACCAGAGGAATTGGAAATGGCACTGCTAGGACAACTCCAGCTTTTCCATCATCTACACCTACAGGAAACCATGCAACACAGTTGAATTCCTTCGTTTGCACGCTAGTGATGACTCTGTTTTCCACTTTTAGCTATTATTTGATTATTATTTCTTCATGA
- the LOC107766337 gene encoding uncharacterized protein LOC107766337 produces the protein MVRFGRILLKDGAVGINKKLLEYLVCPLSKQPLRFCEKTNSLISDSIGVSYPIVDGVPRLVPTDGKIIETDDALISGGDLPKT, from the exons atggtgaGATTTGGAAGAATACTTCTAAAAGATGGAGCTGTTGGGATTAACAAAAAACTGTTAGAATATCTGGTCTGTCCACTTTCAAAACAACCTTTAAG GTTTTGTGAGAAGACGAATTCTCTAATCAGTGATTCCATTGGTGTTTCTTATCCG ATAGTCGATGGGGTACCTCGTCTTGTACCAACAGATGGCAAGATTATCGAGACTGATGATGCATTGATTTCTGGTGGTGATTTGCCTAAAACATGA